Proteins encoded in a region of the Vicinamibacterales bacterium genome:
- a CDS encoding alkaline phosphatase D family protein: MNRRKFLRLAAAIPAAAWARRADAGSQAPAIVTAPNAKPSMPFGVTAGDVGGGRAIVWSRCDRAARMFVEFSTTERFGDPRRVRGPAATDATDFTSRTVLTDLPQGQRIFYRVIYQDLSDLRTWSEPITGTFTTPSATPRDVTLAWSADTVGQGWGINPEWGGLRLYETMRRAQPDVFVNVGDTIYADQPLVAEVKLDDGRVWKNVVTEAKSKVAESLGEFRGCYQYNLGDEHMRRFIAEVPQIVMWDDHEVRDNWYWERRNDADARYKEKSVAVLAARARQAFFEYNPLPLAGDDPERVYRSIPMGPLLEVFALDMRTFKGANGANRQAAMDDASAVLGRAQLQWLKAGLQRSRAVWKVVAADLPLGLIVGDGAGRYEAVANDEAGMPLGRELEIADLLAFLRRARVRNVVWITADVHYCAAHEYHPARARFTTFDPFWEFVAGPLHAGTFGPGRLDATFGPQAKFVGIPPGMKGNRPPSDGHQFFGTLRANAKTRTLTARLHNLAGQVIYTNELAPA; the protein is encoded by the coding sequence GTGAATCGCCGTAAATTCCTGCGGCTGGCCGCCGCGATTCCGGCAGCGGCATGGGCGCGGCGCGCGGACGCCGGCTCCCAGGCGCCCGCCATCGTCACCGCTCCGAACGCGAAGCCCTCGATGCCGTTCGGCGTCACCGCGGGGGACGTCGGCGGCGGACGCGCGATCGTCTGGAGCCGGTGCGATCGCGCCGCCCGGATGTTCGTCGAGTTCTCGACGACCGAACGGTTCGGCGATCCTCGCCGGGTGCGTGGTCCGGCGGCGACCGACGCCACCGACTTCACCTCGCGCACCGTGCTGACGGATCTGCCGCAGGGCCAGCGCATCTTCTACCGCGTGATTTACCAGGACCTCTCCGACCTGCGGACCTGGAGCGAGCCGATCACCGGCACCTTCACCACGCCGTCGGCGACGCCGCGAGACGTGACGCTGGCGTGGTCCGCCGATACCGTCGGACAAGGCTGGGGGATCAATCCGGAATGGGGCGGCCTGAGACTCTACGAGACGATGAGGCGGGCGCAGCCGGACGTCTTCGTCAACGTCGGCGACACCATCTACGCCGATCAGCCGCTCGTCGCCGAAGTGAAGCTGGACGACGGGCGCGTGTGGAAGAACGTGGTGACGGAAGCGAAGTCCAAGGTCGCGGAGTCCCTTGGCGAGTTCCGCGGCTGCTATCAGTACAACCTCGGCGACGAACACATGCGGCGCTTCATCGCCGAGGTGCCGCAGATCGTGATGTGGGACGACCACGAGGTGCGCGACAACTGGTACTGGGAGCGGCGCAACGACGCGGATGCGCGCTACAAGGAGAAGTCCGTCGCCGTCCTCGCGGCGCGCGCACGGCAGGCGTTTTTCGAGTACAACCCGCTGCCGCTGGCCGGCGACGACCCCGAGCGCGTGTACCGCTCGATCCCCATGGGTCCGCTGCTCGAGGTGTTCGCCCTCGACATGCGCACGTTCAAGGGAGCCAACGGCGCGAACCGCCAGGCCGCGATGGACGATGCGTCGGCGGTGCTCGGCCGCGCGCAGCTGCAGTGGCTGAAAGCCGGACTGCAGCGGTCGAGGGCGGTGTGGAAAGTCGTGGCCGCCGATCTTCCGCTGGGACTGATCGTCGGGGACGGCGCCGGCCGCTACGAAGCGGTGGCCAACGACGAGGCGGGCATGCCGCTCGGCCGCGAACTGGAGATCGCCGACCTGCTCGCCTTCCTCCGCCGCGCGCGCGTCCGCAACGTCGTCTGGATCACCGCGGACGTGCACTACTGCGCCGCGCACGAGTATCATCCCGCGCGCGCCAGGTTCACCACCTTCGATCCGTTCTGGGAGTTCGTCGCCGGCCCGCTGCACGCGGGGACGTTCGGGCCGGGCCGCCTGGATGCGACGTTCGGCCCGCAAGCGAAGTTCGTGGGGATTCCGCCCGGGATGAAGGGCAACCGGCCGCCGTCCGACGGGCACCAGTTCTTCGGCACGCTGCGCGCGAACGCGAAGACGCGGACGCTGACGGCGCGGCTGCACAATCTCGCCGGCCAGGTCATCTACACCAACGAGCTCGCCCCGGCGTAG
- a CDS encoding SDR family oxidoreductase produces the protein MKKRRFKAVKDQVIVITGASSGIGLATARLAAGRGARVVMAARNEADLKAAAEEICANGGRAIAVAADVADDTAVARLGEAALLEFGTVDTWVNNAGLSIYGKLTEVPLADKRKLFDINFWGVVHGCRTAIRLMKHRGGVLINIGSEVSDVAIPLQGIYSASKHAVKGYTDALRMELEHDRIPIAVTLVKPSAINTPYPEHARSYLDDGVPSLPPPVYAPEVVAEAILRCAERPVRDIIVGGAGRMQVALGSLAPRLTDVYMERIMYNQQKTYDRTQPREGNLDRPQRDGRAHGPHRGHVMRSSVYTQAALSDVARALPYVAAGAALVAGVRRWRAA, from the coding sequence ATGAAGAAAAGACGATTCAAGGCAGTAAAGGATCAGGTCATCGTGATCACCGGCGCGTCGAGCGGCATCGGGCTCGCGACCGCGCGGCTCGCCGCCGGCCGCGGCGCGCGCGTGGTCATGGCGGCGCGGAACGAAGCGGACTTGAAGGCCGCCGCGGAAGAGATCTGCGCCAACGGCGGACGCGCGATCGCCGTCGCCGCCGATGTGGCGGACGACACCGCCGTCGCGCGGCTCGGCGAAGCGGCGCTGCTCGAGTTCGGCACCGTCGACACCTGGGTCAACAACGCCGGCCTCTCGATCTACGGCAAGCTGACGGAAGTGCCGCTCGCCGACAAGCGCAAGCTCTTCGACATCAACTTCTGGGGCGTGGTGCACGGGTGCCGCACCGCCATCCGGCTCATGAAGCATCGCGGCGGCGTGCTCATCAACATCGGCAGCGAGGTCTCGGACGTCGCCATACCGCTCCAGGGCATCTACTCGGCGTCCAAGCACGCGGTGAAGGGGTATACGGACGCGCTGCGGATGGAACTCGAACACGACCGTATTCCGATCGCGGTGACGCTGGTGAAGCCGTCGGCCATCAACACGCCGTACCCGGAGCACGCGCGCAGCTACCTGGACGACGGCGTCCCCTCGCTGCCGCCGCCCGTCTACGCGCCCGAGGTCGTGGCCGAGGCGATCCTGCGCTGCGCCGAACGGCCGGTCCGCGACATCATCGTCGGCGGCGCCGGCCGGATGCAGGTCGCGCTGGGCAGCCTCGCGCCGCGCCTGACGGACGTGTACATGGAGCGCATCATGTACAACCAGCAGAAGACCTACGATCGCACGCAGCCGCGCGAGGGGAACCTGGATCGGCCGCAGCGCGACGGACGGGCGCACGGCCCGCACCGCGGCCACGTGATGCGGTCGAGCGTGTATACGCAGGCGGCGCTGTCGGATGTCGCCCGGGCGCTGCCGTATGTCGCCGCGGGAGCGGCGCTGGTCGCCGGCGTGCGCCGCTGGCGCGCCGCGTAG
- a CDS encoding aminotransferase class I/II-fold pyridoxal phosphate-dependent enzyme, with protein sequence MKLPVFEMERMQSTWENLVDYDMSESGVRPLTLRELTAMGFDLEAFLDQPLGYSQSNGTIELRERIAALYPGATVDQVEVTNGTSEANYLIALSQLRAGDAVAMQVPNYMQMWGVARSLGAEVKPFRLRPDAGWEPDWDEFERAVTAGTRLLYLSNPNNPTGSVLSPAAMRRMVDRCEQTGTWLLADEVYLGAEVDGPRTPSFWGMSERVIVTSGLSKAYGIPGVRIGWIAGPRDLVADCWSQHDYLTIGPNKLSDRLARIAVEASNRERCYARTGAILRHNLPIAREWARGFGGRLTWTEPVAGAIALMKYGSDTPSLSLAERIRVRQNTLVVPGTHVGIEGHLRIWLGGAEPYLREGLRRIGLEL encoded by the coding sequence ATGAAGCTTCCCGTGTTCGAAATGGAGCGGATGCAGTCCACGTGGGAGAACCTCGTGGACTACGACATGAGCGAGAGCGGCGTGCGGCCGCTGACGCTGCGCGAGCTGACGGCGATGGGCTTCGATCTCGAAGCGTTCCTCGACCAGCCGCTCGGCTACAGCCAGTCGAACGGCACGATCGAGCTGCGCGAGCGCATCGCGGCGCTCTATCCGGGCGCCACCGTCGATCAGGTGGAAGTCACCAACGGCACGTCCGAAGCGAACTACCTGATCGCGCTCAGCCAGCTTCGGGCCGGCGACGCCGTCGCCATGCAGGTGCCGAACTACATGCAGATGTGGGGCGTCGCGCGGAGTCTCGGCGCCGAGGTGAAGCCGTTCCGGCTGCGACCCGACGCCGGGTGGGAGCCGGACTGGGACGAGTTCGAGCGCGCGGTGACGGCTGGGACGCGGCTGCTCTATCTGTCGAACCCGAACAATCCCACCGGCTCGGTGCTCTCGCCGGCGGCGATGCGGCGGATGGTCGATCGCTGCGAGCAGACGGGCACCTGGCTGCTTGCCGACGAGGTGTATCTCGGCGCGGAGGTGGACGGTCCGCGCACGCCGAGCTTCTGGGGGATGAGCGAACGGGTGATCGTGACGAGCGGGCTGTCGAAGGCGTACGGCATTCCCGGCGTGCGCATCGGCTGGATCGCCGGGCCGCGCGATCTCGTCGCCGACTGCTGGAGCCAGCACGACTACCTCACCATCGGTCCGAACAAGCTGTCCGATCGTCTCGCCCGGATCGCGGTGGAGGCGTCCAACCGCGAGCGCTGCTACGCCAGGACGGGCGCGATCCTGCGCCACAACCTGCCGATCGCGCGCGAGTGGGCGCGCGGCTTCGGCGGGCGTCTGACGTGGACCGAGCCGGTGGCCGGGGCGATCGCGCTGATGAAGTACGGGTCGGACACGCCGAGCCTGTCGCTTGCCGAACGGATCCGCGTCCGGCAGAACACGCTGGTCGTGCCCGGGACGCACGTCGGGATCGAAGGGCATCTGCGCATCTGGCTGGGCGGCGCCGAGCCGTACCTGCGCGAAGGCCTGCGCCGCATCGGCCTCGAGCTCTGA
- a CDS encoding threonine/serine dehydratase codes for MPATQVVTLDEIRAARERIRRIAVVTPLLDVSRLAGRPLWLKCESLQPGGAFKIRGAYNMVAQLTDEQRRRGVITYSSGNHGQAVALAARDMHTPAVVVMPTTAPQIKVDGARAFGAEVVFEGTTSLHRRARAEALASERGLTMVPPFDHEWIIAGQGTLGLEILEQLPGVGTVLAPIGGGGLVSGVSAAIKQSHPGVQVIGVEPSGAAGMKRSIEAGEVRTLEGSSSIADGLMAARPGDLNFAHVRTFVDRIDTVDDSEIAAAVRWLFTRAKIVAEPSGAATVAAALKDSAAYPGPVVAIVSGGNLDPGDLARYL; via the coding sequence ATGCCCGCGACTCAGGTCGTCACGCTCGACGAGATCCGCGCCGCGCGCGAGCGCATCCGCCGCATCGCCGTGGTCACGCCGCTGCTCGACGTCTCGCGGCTCGCCGGCCGTCCGCTCTGGCTCAAGTGCGAGAGCCTGCAGCCCGGCGGCGCGTTCAAGATCCGCGGCGCCTACAACATGGTCGCGCAGCTCACGGACGAGCAGCGGCGCCGCGGCGTCATCACCTATTCGTCCGGCAACCACGGCCAGGCGGTCGCGCTCGCGGCGCGCGACATGCACACGCCCGCCGTCGTGGTCATGCCGACGACGGCACCGCAGATCAAGGTGGACGGCGCCCGCGCCTTCGGCGCCGAAGTGGTGTTCGAGGGGACGACGTCGCTGCACCGCCGCGCGCGCGCGGAAGCGCTGGCCAGCGAACGCGGCCTGACGATGGTGCCGCCGTTCGATCATGAATGGATCATCGCCGGGCAGGGCACGCTGGGGCTGGAGATTCTCGAGCAGCTTCCCGGCGTCGGCACCGTGCTGGCGCCGATCGGCGGCGGCGGGCTGGTCTCCGGTGTCTCGGCGGCGATCAAGCAGTCGCATCCCGGCGTGCAGGTCATCGGCGTCGAGCCGTCCGGCGCAGCCGGGATGAAGCGATCGATCGAAGCCGGGGAAGTGCGCACGCTCGAGGGCTCGTCCAGCATCGCCGACGGCCTGATGGCGGCGCGCCCCGGCGACTTGAACTTTGCCCACGTGCGCACCTTCGTCGATCGCATCGACACCGTGGACGACAGCGAGATCGCGGCGGCGGTGCGCTGGCTGTTCACCCGCGCGAAGATCGTCGCCGAGCCGAGCGGCGCGGCTACGGTCGCGGCGGCGCTGAAGGACTCGGCCGCCTATCCCGGACCCGTGGTCGCCATCGTGAGCGGAGGCAATCTCGATCCCGGCGATCTCGCCAGGTATTTGTGA
- a CDS encoding S41 family peptidase — translation MFKPAAAVLLAGVLAHAQPPAPTISKFDKGASLTMLRQIKADLRDNYFDKTYRGMDLDGVFGEAERRLKASSSSIETTTILADVLLRLNDSHTMFIPPDRVTRVDYGWAATIVGDEPFVLFVKEGSDARKKGMAQGDRILFWNRNEPNRRNLWQLNYYYTYIRPQVMQRVIVRKPGGAEQVLDIASKTEARPNQLSDFLEEILTSTEIKIDREQKHGDTLIWKYTAFGDRKAVERAMKIARGAKSLIIDLRGNGGGLVDTLNALVSHLFDREVHVVTETGRKGEKVERAKGRRDAFRGPLIVLVDSRSASAAEILARLVQVEKRGSVIGDRTAGAVMTSRVFPHALGIESIALYATSITVGDVRMSNGESLEHKGVTPDEILLPTGADMAAGRDPVLARALTLLGGAITAEQAGSLYRK, via the coding sequence ATGTTCAAGCCCGCCGCCGCGGTGCTGCTCGCCGGCGTACTCGCGCACGCGCAGCCGCCTGCCCCGACGATCTCGAAGTTCGACAAGGGGGCCAGCCTGACGATGCTGCGCCAGATCAAGGCGGATCTTCGCGACAACTATTTCGACAAGACGTATCGCGGGATGGACCTCGACGGCGTCTTCGGCGAGGCGGAGCGGCGGCTGAAAGCGTCCTCCTCCTCGATCGAGACGACGACGATCCTCGCCGACGTGCTGCTGCGGCTGAACGACTCGCACACGATGTTCATTCCGCCCGATCGCGTCACGCGCGTCGACTACGGCTGGGCGGCGACCATCGTCGGCGACGAGCCGTTCGTGCTGTTCGTCAAGGAGGGCTCCGACGCGCGGAAGAAGGGGATGGCGCAAGGCGACCGCATCCTGTTCTGGAACCGGAACGAGCCGAACCGCAGGAACCTGTGGCAGCTGAACTACTACTACACCTACATCCGTCCGCAGGTGATGCAGCGCGTCATCGTGCGCAAGCCCGGCGGCGCGGAGCAGGTGCTGGACATCGCCTCGAAGACGGAGGCGCGCCCCAACCAGCTGTCCGACTTTCTCGAGGAAATCCTGACCAGTACGGAGATCAAGATCGATCGCGAGCAGAAGCACGGCGACACGCTGATCTGGAAATACACGGCGTTCGGCGACAGGAAGGCGGTCGAGCGCGCCATGAAGATCGCGCGCGGCGCCAAGTCGCTGATCATCGACCTGCGCGGAAACGGCGGCGGCCTGGTCGACACGTTGAACGCGCTCGTCTCGCACCTGTTCGATCGCGAGGTCCATGTCGTCACCGAGACCGGCCGCAAGGGCGAGAAGGTGGAACGCGCGAAGGGACGCAGGGACGCGTTCAGGGGGCCGCTGATCGTGCTGGTGGACAGCCGTTCCGCTTCCGCCGCCGAGATCCTCGCACGCCTCGTGCAGGTCGAGAAGCGCGGCAGCGTCATCGGCGACCGCACGGCGGGGGCGGTCATGACGTCGCGCGTGTTTCCGCATGCGCTCGGCATCGAATCGATCGCGCTGTACGCGACCTCGATTACCGTCGGCGACGTACGAATGTCGAACGGAGAGAGCCTGGAGCACAAGGGGGTGACGCCGGACGAGATCCTGCTGCCCACCGGCGCCGACATGGCTGCCGGGCGCGATCCGGTGCTCGCGCGGGCCCTGACCCTGCTCGGCGGCGCCATCACCGCCGAACAGGCGGGCTCGCTCTACAGGAAGTAG
- a CDS encoding P1 family peptidase, which translates to MRHRHAAICTAAAIAATATLAGQPQSPAGAAPDPKAAAFARPAADNMTLTAVEGIKVGHTTLSERPTGCTAILFKEGTTGGVDVRGGAPGTRETDLLDPVNNVQIVNAISLSGGSAFGLDAASGVMKWLDERNIGYPVGASGVVPIVPAAILFDLGFGGKPRVRPDADCGYKAAAAASEAPVQEGNVGAGAGATVGKSGGRASGGGPMKAGIGSAAIKLANGLVVAAIVAVNAVGDIIDPLTGQVVAGARGADGKLLDARRLLRGGGSRDGRAGENTTIGVVATNAKLTKVQAQKVAQMAHDGFARAISPVHTPGDGDTIFSAGTGTWDGQVNYGQIGSLAAEVMADAIVRAATEATSSNGLPSARDLGTVPARFRK; encoded by the coding sequence ATGCGCCACCGACACGCCGCCATCTGCACCGCCGCCGCCATCGCCGCAACGGCCACGCTCGCCGGCCAGCCGCAGTCGCCGGCCGGCGCGGCGCCCGACCCGAAGGCGGCGGCGTTCGCCAGACCTGCCGCAGACAACATGACGCTGACCGCGGTCGAGGGGATCAAGGTCGGCCACACGACGTTGAGCGAGCGGCCGACCGGATGCACCGCCATCCTCTTCAAGGAAGGGACGACGGGCGGCGTGGACGTGCGCGGCGGCGCGCCGGGCACGCGGGAGACCGACCTGCTCGATCCGGTCAACAACGTGCAGATCGTGAACGCCATCTCGCTGAGCGGCGGCAGCGCCTTCGGGCTCGACGCCGCGTCGGGCGTCATGAAGTGGCTGGACGAACGCAACATCGGCTACCCCGTCGGCGCCAGCGGCGTCGTCCCGATAGTGCCCGCGGCCATCCTGTTCGATCTCGGGTTCGGCGGCAAGCCCAGGGTGCGGCCGGACGCCGACTGCGGATACAAGGCCGCGGCCGCGGCGTCCGAGGCGCCGGTGCAGGAGGGGAACGTCGGCGCCGGGGCCGGGGCGACCGTCGGCAAGTCCGGCGGGCGGGCGAGCGGCGGCGGCCCCATGAAGGCCGGCATCGGGTCGGCCGCCATCAAGCTCGCGAACGGCCTCGTCGTCGCCGCGATCGTCGCGGTGAACGCCGTGGGCGACATCATCGATCCGTTGACGGGCCAGGTCGTCGCGGGTGCCCGCGGCGCGGACGGCAAGCTGCTCGACGCACGCCGGTTGCTGCGCGGCGGCGGCAGCCGCGACGGGCGGGCCGGGGAAAACACCACGATCGGCGTGGTCGCGACCAACGCGAAGCTGACGAAGGTCCAGGCGCAGAAGGTGGCGCAGATGGCGCACGACGGCTTCGCGAGGGCGATCTCGCCGGTTCACACGCCGGGTGACGGCGACACGATCTTCTCCGCCGGAACGGGCACCTGGGACGGCCAGGTGAACTACGGACAGATCGGATCGCTCGCGGCGGAGGTGATGGCGGACGCGATCGTGCGAGCCGCCACCGAAGCGACATCCTCGAACGGCCTGCCGTCGGCGCGGGATCTCGGGACCGTGCCGGCGCGGTTCAGGAAGTAG
- a CDS encoding helix-turn-helix transcriptional regulator: MSSYEAVLDLVDRIYAAAEAPALWAEALDRIADATGSAASILYRNMDAREGGVDVAVRVSPDAARAYQQYFHKLDPWGNSPRAATLVKSGAVVDGDELIARSELYATEYYNDFARPNGLTRVLTGIISRDGPFASVISLIRDDGGGEHGVEDRRLLCAVMPHLTRAVQIHRRLLPVSVLDGAAVDALDCLASGVALLDGSGRTIFLNRAAERLLRQRDGLSIEHGCLVASVQQERDALRGLIAQAAQTTAGARLHAGGALAVSRPSMARPYAVLVTPLGRRHTSLHGLEAAVAVFMSDPDDRGVSEVNPLVRLFRLTPAEARLAAGIATGAPLMDVADALGIGRETARTQLRSVFAKTGTTRQAELVRIIARACPLIPS, from the coding sequence GTGTCTTCGTATGAAGCCGTCCTCGACCTCGTCGATCGCATCTACGCCGCCGCCGAGGCGCCGGCTCTGTGGGCGGAGGCGCTCGATCGGATTGCCGACGCTACGGGGTCGGCGGCCAGCATCCTGTACCGCAACATGGATGCGCGCGAAGGCGGCGTCGACGTCGCGGTCCGGGTGTCGCCGGACGCCGCGCGGGCCTACCAGCAGTACTTCCACAAGCTGGATCCGTGGGGGAACAGTCCGCGCGCCGCGACGCTGGTGAAGTCGGGCGCGGTGGTGGACGGCGACGAGCTGATCGCGCGCTCCGAGCTCTACGCCACCGAGTATTACAACGACTTCGCCCGTCCGAACGGCCTCACCCGCGTGCTGACCGGCATCATCTCGCGCGACGGTCCGTTCGCCTCGGTGATTTCGCTGATCCGAGACGATGGGGGCGGGGAGCACGGCGTCGAGGACCGGCGGCTGCTGTGTGCGGTGATGCCGCACCTGACGCGCGCGGTGCAGATCCACCGCCGGTTGTTGCCGGTGAGCGTCCTCGACGGCGCCGCCGTCGACGCGCTCGACTGTCTGGCGTCGGGGGTGGCGCTGCTCGACGGCAGCGGCCGGACGATCTTCCTGAATCGTGCCGCGGAGCGGCTGCTGCGGCAGCGCGACGGCCTGTCGATCGAGCACGGCTGTCTGGTCGCGTCCGTCCAGCAGGAGCGCGACGCGCTTCGCGGGCTGATTGCCCAGGCGGCGCAGACCACGGCCGGCGCGAGGTTGCATGCCGGCGGGGCGCTGGCCGTGTCGCGGCCGTCGATGGCGCGTCCCTACGCCGTGCTCGTCACCCCGCTCGGCCGGCGGCACACCTCGCTGCACGGGCTGGAGGCGGCGGTGGCGGTGTTCATGTCCGACCCCGACGACCGCGGCGTCAGCGAGGTCAACCCGCTGGTGCGGCTGTTCCGTCTCACGCCGGCGGAAGCGCGCCTGGCGGCGGGGATCGCGACCGGCGCGCCGCTGATGGACGTGGCCGACGCGCTGGGGATTGGGCGCGAGACCGCCCGCACGCAGCTGCGTTCGGTGTTCGCCAAGACCGGGACCACCCGCCAGGCCGAACTGGTCCGCATCATCGCCCGCGCGTGCCCGCTGATCCCGAGCTGA